A single genomic interval of Osmia lignaria lignaria isolate PbOS001 chromosome 9, iyOsmLign1, whole genome shotgun sequence harbors:
- the LOC117605429 gene encoding uncharacterized protein LOC117605429, whose translation MNQIILLIGIAVFAGTVSASHYDEDHGSSTYEEKSKPVEIPIYKKYAIPIPHPVPVEVPQKIEIPIPQPQQVPIEIPHPYPVEVVKHVEIPVEKPEPVIVEKHVPFVVEKPYPVYVEKKFPIPVAKPYPVHVPIYKHVFHYSSKGKGWH comes from the exons ATGAATCAAATC ATTCTTTTGATCGGTATCGCGGTGTTCGCTGGAACGGTATCGGCGAGCCATTACGACGAAGACCACGGCAGCAGCACCTACGAGGAAAAATCGAAGCCAGTGGAAAttccaatttataaaaaatatg cGATCCCGATTCCTCACCCAGTGCCAGTCGAAGTTCCTCAGAAGATAGAAATCCCGATTCCTCAGCCTCAACAAGTCCCCATCGAAATTCCTCATCCCTATCCTGTCGAGGTGGTCAAGCACGTCGAAATCCCCGTTGAAAAACCGGAACCCGTCATTGTTGAGAAGCAt GTACCTTTCGTGGTAGAAAAGCCATATCCGGTGTACGTGGAGAAGAAGTTCCCTATTCCAGTGGCCAAGCCGTATCCGGTTCATGTACCGATCTACAAGCACGTCTTCCATTACTCTTCGAAGGGCAAGGGATGGCATTAA
- the LOC117605557 gene encoding uncharacterized protein LOC117605557, which produces MRIFILTALVTMVCASYEEDHGGSTYHETSKPVEIPIYKKYAIPIPHPVPVPVPQHIKVPIPQPYQVEVPVPHPVPVEVVKHVEIPVEKPEPYVVEKKVPYVVEKPYPVTVEKHFAVPIPKPYPVHVPVYKHVFHHQSKGHGWKH; this is translated from the exons ATGAGGATTTTC ATACTTACCGCTCTGGTGACCATGGTGTGCGCCTCCTACGAAGAGGACCACGGTGGATCCACTTATCACGAGACCTCGAAACCGGTGGAGATTCCAATTTACAAAAAATACGCCATACCAATTCCGCACCCTGTTCCAGTGCCGGTACCGCAGCACATTAAGGTACCAATTCCGCAGCCGTATCAGGTCGAGGTACCAGTTCCACATCCAGTGCCTGTGGAGGTAGTGAAACACGTTGAAATTCCAGTGGAGAAGCCTGAACCGTACGTGGTAGAGAAAAAG GTACCATACGTTGTCGAGAAGCCCTATCCAGTGACGGTGGAGAAACATTTCGCGGTTCCCATTCCAAAACCATACCCAGTCCACGTACCTGTCTACAAGCACGTGTTCCATCACCAAAGCAAAGGACACGGCTGGAAGCACTGA